The Longimicrobiaceae bacterium DNA window ACGAGGCCGGGCGCGACGGCTTCTGGCTGCACCGGGCGCTGTGCGCGCAGGGGATCGAGAACCAAGTGGTGGACTCCTCCAGCATCGAGGTCAACCGACGAGCGCGGCGGGCGAAGACGGACCGGCTCGATGCGGGCAAGCTGCTCGACCTGCTCTGGAGATGGCTCCTGGGGGAGAAGAAGTGCTGGAGCATCGTGCGGGTGCCGAGTCCCGAGGAGGAGGACCGCAGGCAACTGCACCGGGAGCTGATGACGACGAGGAGGGACCGCACGCGGGTGACGAACCGCATCCAGGGGCTGCTCTTCGCCCAGGGC harbors:
- a CDS encoding IS110 family transposase; translation: MNPATTPKPTNSTAPVLCLSWELGISEWKMAFSTALGQQPRRRTIPARDLARVQKEVEGAKAYFDLPSDARVVSCYEAGRDGFWLHRALCAQGIENQVVDSSSIEVNRRARRAKTDRLDAGKLLDLLWRWLLGEKKCWSIVRVPSPEEEDRRQLHRELMTTRRDRTRVTNRIQGLLFAQG